gggcagccagccaccaggagctttgccacactcccagcagccctcattagcccctggagaagcccacgccaccctttctcaacttcttatgtgattttgggcagtgggtggcttgctggtcttttgacccacacatggatctctagctagcccaagcaggcctcactcgcctgggactctcctttcttacaATGGGTTGCTTTTGATTGTGGGGGGgagcatatgccaatgagttataTTAATAAGCTCcaacacttatttttctacaaaccgacttactattattattattattattattattattattattattattattattattattattattattattattattattattattattattagtagtagtagtagtagtagtagtagtagtagtagtagtagtagtagtagtagtagtagcagcagcagcagcaatcaaGTCatggggtttttgaggcaagagatgaccagaagtggtttgccattacctttttCTGGCcccaaccctggtcttccttggtcttctcacatccaaatactgaccatgaCCATATCTAGCTATCAAGTGATGACAAGCTCAGGCTTTTCTGAGCTAGTCTGTACAATTGTGTCTTTGAAGTAATACTACCTGCCATGGCTTTCCACTCTGGAAATCCAGAATCCTGAGTTTGGATTTGGACATGTACATGTTATGCAAAGCATGAGCTGCTGCATAGACAGCATTGTAGACATTGTAGCTGTAGCCAGTCATGCTCATCTCAAACAACACCCTGGGAAGGCTCTCCAGCTTCTCATCCCCAGTGCAGACTTTTTTATATTCCACCTGAGTAGTAAATGTTTTCAGTGAACAGCTGAAGGCTTGTTCCCAGAAGTTCTGGATAAAGCCATCTCCTTTTGTCCAGGAAGGTCTTATGACCTgaaggaatttttggaatcctggTGGCTGATTGGAGTGAATTGTAATTGAGAGGGCACCGTGGAAAGAGTCTATATTCCAGATTCTTTGAAGAGAGACTGATTCGAAGTCCCAGTGGGATGTAATAATCCACACTTTTCCTAGTGGGGGTAAAGAAAACATGGGGGCCTGAAACAATAGTATTCTCAATATGGTCATGACTGAAGGTTCTCCATATACACAACATACATTGGCTTTCTCATCCATGAGAACTGGGTACCATTCCCACTGCATTAAAAGCAAATTTACAAACTCTTCCACGTAAGCCGGTTTTGGTAATTTTAACAtgaatgcaaagcaaatgctATTCTTGGCTAGGATTGGTAGTATTGTCTGCAAAAACTTGTCCCCATAGTCATCATCCACAGTCAGAAGCCCAACCCAAGTCCATGTAAAATAGAGCAGTAATCGGACAATCCCCCAGTACTGGTGGGTTTCACTTGGGACCATCTGGTACAAGAAATGGAAGAGTGTTTTCTCTTCATGCACTTTTGAAAATGACCCATAAGCAAGCTGAAAGAAAATATGtaagtatttttaatatatttcaaATTTCAAAGAATTATTAAATATATGCCATAGTGGTATTTTCCATATGTGTAGCATACCTGTGGAGCCTTGTAGATGGATAAAATGGTGGCCATACTGACAGATGTTCTGGACAAAAATCCTCCAATGACAGCTATTAGATTTTTCTGGGTAACACACTTGAAGTTGGGGACAAATCTCTCTTGGGTGGAAAGAAGGGACAAGATGGCCTTGTAGGTCATCCTTGCAACATAGTAGCTGTTGAGGATTTGGAAGCCCAGTGTGTTGTTTGGTAAAAGTTGAGGATCCCCATTAATCTCATTTACAGCAAATACCAAAGCCAAGACATGCTGATAGTTCTTGGTTATTGAACTGCAAAGAGAGTTATAGGGTAtagaaaacaacaacacaaaGTGCATGTATACTGTTCAACcaccctgggctttttctaacttTAATTGTGCCTTAATTAGCTTTTTGTTCTACAGAAACATAAGGTTAGAAGACTGTTACATGATGCTAACCTAACTCATAACTCTTGTTCATTGCTACATGAGGTAGATTTGAGTccacatccccccacccccagcaattaCAATCATCCAATATCAGGAACCCAGATTGTCACCTAGGAGCCtaccataataaaactacagactgaccctgcaagtaacactttcacacgcccACTTATCTCTCACAGTTGTTGGTTACATCCtcctcctggtgatgtccttgctctgctcAGGAGGCGCCTGGGAAGCTAGCTGcgcactctgcacttcaaagacctcgTGGGCCTTTGATACCCAGGAGACAttcatcctctcccccccccccttgttactGTACATGGTGTCAGGGTTAGTAGCAAAGGACTTTATTAAACATTCTGGTTAGTAAGCAGCAAGTAATATATTCAGCAAGCAAATGTATAACTTCAATGAAACAAGGTCTGACACTATTTTCCACAGTGAAAATAAATCTACTGATAAATAAACAGTGCACTGCTGCTCAACAAACTCCTCTTAGTGGTTATAATCTTAACATGTCACAGAAAGCACAAAAGCATTTCCTTACGCAGGTTCTATCAATGACTGGGTGGGTTGTTCTCTGAAGGAGGGTGGGTCACTCACATAGAAGACCTGAAAGACAATTCCACCAATGACATGGTCTCCTGGCTGATAAAATTCATAAGGAATTGGAGTAGGGTCATCCCGTGCGGTGCAATTAATAGAACCCGTCTCACATACTGTATgatgcagcaaaagcagcagcaacATTAATACTAGCAGCATTCTGATGACAAAATTCCATTCCAAATATCAATGTGTCCCCATCTACTGTATTCTTTCATTGGTATCCATTCTATTTTGCTGCAGACATCCCTATATGCCAATTGATTCTGTGGATGGGCCGGTTTCAAGGCTGGCATGTAAGCAAATGTCTTCATCCTGGGGTCCTGCCTTCACATACATGATTCGTTCCTCTTTGTATGATCTATATCTCTATATATTTTATAGGTCAACAGTATCTGAAtgtgtaaacaaacaaacaaaaaaccctcagaAACCTGACATTCACAATTAAAGAAATATATAAATTAGAGGAAAATAGTGTGAAATAGTAAAGGAGGCAG
The sequence above is a segment of the Heteronotia binoei isolate CCM8104 ecotype False Entrance Well chromosome 15, APGP_CSIRO_Hbin_v1, whole genome shotgun sequence genome. Coding sequences within it:
- the LOC132583114 gene encoding vomeronasal type-2 receptor 26-like, with translation MNVSWVSKAHEVFEVQSAQLASQAPPEQSKDITRRRISITKNYQHVLALVFAVNEINGDPQLLPNNTLGFQILNSYYVARMTYKAILSLLSTQERFVPNFKCVTQKNLIAVIGGFLSRTSVSMATILSIYKAPQLAYGSFSKVHEEKTLFHFLYQMVPSETHQYWGIVRLLLYFTWTWVGLLTVDDDYGDKFLQTILPILAKNSICFAFMLKLPKPAYVEEFVNLLLMQWEWYPVLMDEKANVCCVYGEPSVMTILRILLFQAPMFSLPPLGKVWIITSHWDFESVSLQRIWNIDSFHGALSITIHSNQPPGFQKFLQVIRPSWTKGDGFIQNFWEQAFSCSLKTFTTQVEYKKVCTGDEKLESLPRVLFEMSMTGYSYNVYNAVYAAAHALHNMYMSKSKLRILDFQSGKPWQFHHFLKIISFNNSAGDTVRFISLSVHGQVLPLSVCNNHCYPGSSRKRKEGEKFCCYDCAPCPEGSFSDEKDMDTCIKCPEDLYPSKDRNQCLPKSVTFLSYEEPLGIILATMAISFSLITALVLGTFVMNQNTPIVKANNRRLTYFLLISLFLCFLCSLLFIGQPGRVTCLFRQSTFGIIFCVALASVLAKTITVVLAFMVSMPGSGMRKWVGKRLANSIVFSCSFIQVGICALWLSTSPPFSDMDMHSFSEKIILECNEGSVLMFYCVLGYMGFLAIVCFIVAFMARKLPDSFNETKLITFSMLVFCSVWVSFVPTYLSTKGKSMVIVEIFSILSSSSGLLVCIFCPKCYILLLRPEMNSTQRIKTNNTHKKGYIVSKVLQPMDPCFFYNFVLHLNLE